A region of Kribbella sp. NBC_01245 DNA encodes the following proteins:
- a CDS encoding IS3 family transposase (programmed frameshift), with protein sequence MSRPSSYSPEIRERAVRMVVESKADYGSEFEAIKSVALKLGIGAPETLRKWVRRAEIDAGQRPGVTTSESDQLKALKRENAELRRANEILKSAANFLRGGARPPTEVIVAFINDHKDRFGVEPICRVLTEHGCKIAPSTYYDNRNRQPSKKKLRDAELIAVIEKVRAEVRFVRLFGADKLWLHLRGLGHDVARCTVERLMTQMGISGVIRGKKPRTTIADESAHRPPDLVDRRFVASAPNRLWVADFTYVATRTGTVYVAHIVDVFSRRIIGWKAATTMTTPLVLDALEMAMWTRRTEGTTDLTGLVHHNDAGTQYTSITFTKALLNAGIDASVGSVGDAYDNALAETHMGLYKSELIHSYGPWQGLHDVEAATLNWVHWFNTARPHGSIQDLTPTQAEHTHYTHRTRLAEAG encoded by the exons ATGTCACGTCCGTCGTCGTATTCGCCCGAGATCCGTGAGCGCGCTGTTCGGATGGTTGTTGAGTCCAAGGCCGACTATGGCTCGGAGTTCGAGGCGATCAAGTCGGTCGCGTTGAAGCTGGGGATCGGGGCGCCGGAGACGCTGCGCAAGTGGGTCCGTCGTGCCGAGATCGATGCTGGGCAGCGTCCTGGTGTCACCACCTCGGAGTCGGACCAGCTGAAGGCACTGAAGCGGGAGAACGCCGAGCTGCGGCGGGCGAACGAGATCCTGAAATCTGCAGCGA ACTTTCTTCGCGGCGGAGCTCGACCGCCCACAGAAGTGATCGTGGCGTTCATCAACGATCACAAAGACCGGTTCGGGGTCGAGCCGATCTGCCGCGTGCTCACCGAGCATGGCTGCAAGATCGCCCCATCCACCTACTACGACAACCGGAATCGTCAACCCAGTAAGAAGAAACTCCGCGATGCCGAGTTGATCGCGGTGATCGAGAAGGTCCGCGCCGAGGTCCGGTTCGTGCGGTTGTTCGGAGCCGACAAACTCTGGCTGCATCTGCGTGGCCTGGGCCACGACGTGGCTCGCTGCACGGTGGAACGATTGATGACCCAGATGGGCATCAGTGGCGTGATCCGCGGCAAGAAGCCACGGACCACCATCGCTGACGAGTCCGCTCACCGGCCGCCCGATCTGGTCGATCGCCGGTTCGTCGCCTCAGCCCCGAACCGGTTGTGGGTCGCCGACTTCACCTACGTCGCGACCAGGACCGGCACGGTCTACGTCGCGCACATCGTGGACGTATTCTCCCGCCGGATCATCGGCTGGAAAGCAGCCACCACGATGACCACACCGCTGGTCCTGGACGCCCTCGAGATGGCGATGTGGACCCGCCGAACCGAAGGCACCACCGACCTGACCGGACTGGTCCACCACAACGACGCCGGCACCCAATACACCTCGATCACCTTCACCAAAGCCCTGCTCAACGCCGGAATCGACGCCTCGGTCGGATCGGTCGGCGACGCCTACGACAACGCCCTGGCCGAGACCCACATGGGCCTCTACAAGTCCGAACTGATCCACTCCTACGGCCCCTGGCAAGGCCTCCACGACGTCGAAGCAGCCACCTTGAACTGGGTCCACTGGTTCAACACCGCCCGCCCTCACGGATCGATCCAAGACCTCACACCGACCCAAGCCGAGCACACTCACTACACTCACCGAACCCGTCTCGCCGAGGCCGGTTAA
- a CDS encoding DUF1996 domain-containing protein, translating into MFRLKPALAVAAFTAATLLAGGLTSQAQAADEVTHHEFQVGCTVTKRAPNDPIVFPGMPGASHDHSFVGNTSTDAHTTLNSLLAAGAYATSCRNPDDLSAYWWPTMFKGDQVIEQTWHQTIYYKSGVLDYTTVRPFPPGLRYVVGSPTASQDDFRNAPGRVEGWECGDSAHNYDFPANCPAGTQLNIRYQAPSCWDGVNLDSADHKSHMRYPVEGVCPSSHPKPVPMLEFKIAFPVDGDMSTVRLASGRGYSWHYDFFNAWDPETLAALVSHCINGGLQCDSRGFDLYKPHRGQALANNYRLPGRP; encoded by the coding sequence GTGTTCCGCCTCAAACCCGCATTAGCCGTGGCCGCCTTCACCGCGGCCACCTTGCTCGCCGGTGGGCTGACCAGTCAGGCCCAGGCCGCCGACGAGGTGACGCATCACGAGTTCCAGGTCGGTTGCACCGTCACGAAACGCGCGCCGAACGACCCGATCGTCTTCCCGGGGATGCCCGGCGCGTCCCATGACCACAGCTTCGTCGGCAACACGTCGACGGATGCCCACACCACTCTCAACTCACTGCTCGCGGCTGGCGCTTATGCCACGTCTTGCCGGAATCCCGACGACCTATCGGCGTACTGGTGGCCGACGATGTTCAAGGGAGACCAGGTCATCGAGCAGACCTGGCACCAGACGATCTACTACAAGTCCGGCGTACTCGACTACACCACGGTCCGGCCGTTCCCGCCGGGTCTGCGTTATGTCGTCGGCAGTCCGACGGCCAGTCAGGACGACTTCCGCAACGCGCCCGGTCGGGTCGAAGGGTGGGAGTGCGGGGACAGCGCGCACAACTACGACTTCCCCGCGAACTGCCCGGCCGGCACCCAGCTCAACATCCGCTACCAGGCGCCGAGCTGCTGGGACGGCGTGAACCTGGATTCGGCCGATCACAAGAGCCACATGCGCTACCCGGTCGAAGGAGTGTGCCCAAGCAGCCACCCGAAGCCGGTACCGATGCTCGAGTTCAAGATCGCCTTCCCAGTGGACGGCGACATGTCCACGGTCCGCCTCGCCAGCGGCCGCGGCTATTCCTGGCACTACGACTTCTTCAACGCCTGGGACCCGGAGACCCTCGCGGCCCTGGTAAGCCACTGCATCAACGGCGGCCTCCAATGCGACTCCCGCGGCTTCGACCTCTACAAACCCCACCGCGGCCAAGCCCTAGCCAACAACTACCGCCTCCCCGGCCGCCCCTAA
- a CDS encoding discoidin domain-containing protein, giving the protein MKRPSTGPRALLAMVILLAGSVVLTAPPAQAAELLSQGKPATASSSEGAGTAPAAAVDGDTGTRWASSWADGQWIQIDLGSAADLTQAVLRWETAHATAYRIEVSSDGQSWTPAYATTDGHGGSEVVPLTGNGRYVRLTGVQRSSGYGISLWEFEVHGTAGQGQPSGPGVTKVTGAQGNWQLQVDGAPFQIKGLTWGPANTDAPQHLPGLKAAGVNTVRTWGTDGSTLPLLDAAAANGMKVINGFWLQPGGGPGSGGCVNYVTDTTYKTTMLGEIRRWSAEYKNHPGVLMWSVGNESVLGLQNCYSGAELENQRIAYAKFVNEGARAIHETDPNHPVTSTDAWTGAWPYFKQYTPDLDLLAVNSYGNICQVKQDWVNGNYTKPYIVTEAGPAGEWEVPDDVNGVPDEPTDVQKRDGYTQAWNCVVGHSGVALGATLFHYGNENDFGAVWFNIAPAGEKRLGYYAIRQAYSGQTSGNRPPVITGMNLSKVTDVPAGGTFTVGVSVSDPDGDPLSYEFRYGGKYVDGSGALPVTSHTGSGPFTLTAPERLGVWKVYVYVRDGRGNVGIETKSFRVVPPTVPGTNVALNKPTTASSEQLVGPGAPYFARLATDGNITTRWASDWADPQWLQVDLGQVTSFNRIQLVWEPAFGKAYEIQVSDNGSDWRPIYSTTTANGGVDDLVVSGSGRYVRLHATQRGTAWGYSLFEFGIYKP; this is encoded by the coding sequence ATGAAACGCCCGTCAACCGGCCCAAGGGCCCTGCTGGCCATGGTGATACTGCTGGCCGGCAGCGTCGTGCTCACCGCTCCACCGGCTCAGGCCGCTGAGCTGCTGTCCCAAGGCAAACCCGCGACCGCTTCCTCCAGCGAAGGAGCGGGTACGGCGCCAGCTGCTGCCGTCGACGGTGATACCGGCACCCGCTGGGCAAGTTCGTGGGCCGACGGCCAGTGGATCCAGATCGACCTCGGCTCCGCCGCGGACCTCACTCAGGCGGTGTTGCGCTGGGAGACCGCTCATGCGACCGCCTACCGCATCGAGGTGTCCAGCGACGGGCAGAGCTGGACACCTGCCTACGCCACCACTGATGGTCACGGCGGGTCCGAGGTTGTCCCACTCACCGGCAACGGGCGCTACGTCCGGCTGACCGGCGTCCAGCGCTCCAGCGGCTACGGCATCTCGCTGTGGGAGTTCGAGGTGCACGGAACTGCGGGCCAAGGGCAACCATCCGGTCCGGGTGTGACCAAGGTGACCGGTGCCCAGGGCAACTGGCAGCTCCAGGTCGACGGCGCGCCGTTCCAGATCAAGGGTTTGACCTGGGGACCGGCCAACACCGATGCTCCGCAGCACCTGCCCGGTCTGAAGGCGGCAGGCGTCAACACCGTACGGACGTGGGGCACCGATGGCTCGACCCTGCCCTTGCTCGACGCGGCCGCGGCCAACGGGATGAAGGTGATCAACGGCTTCTGGCTCCAGCCTGGTGGTGGTCCCGGTAGCGGTGGTTGCGTCAACTACGTGACGGATACGACGTACAAGACGACGATGCTCGGCGAGATCCGTCGCTGGAGTGCGGAGTACAAGAACCACCCGGGCGTGCTGATGTGGAGTGTCGGCAATGAGTCCGTGCTCGGCTTGCAGAACTGCTACTCCGGTGCGGAGCTCGAGAACCAGCGCATCGCGTACGCCAAGTTCGTGAACGAGGGCGCCCGAGCGATCCACGAGACCGACCCGAACCACCCGGTCACCTCGACCGACGCGTGGACCGGCGCCTGGCCGTACTTCAAGCAGTACACGCCAGACCTCGACCTGCTCGCGGTCAACTCGTACGGCAACATCTGCCAGGTCAAGCAGGACTGGGTGAACGGCAACTACACCAAGCCGTACATCGTCACCGAAGCCGGTCCGGCCGGTGAGTGGGAAGTGCCGGATGACGTCAACGGCGTACCGGATGAGCCGACCGACGTGCAGAAGCGTGACGGTTACACGCAGGCCTGGAACTGCGTGGTCGGGCATTCCGGAGTGGCGCTCGGCGCGACGTTGTTCCACTACGGCAACGAGAACGACTTCGGCGCGGTCTGGTTCAACATCGCGCCCGCGGGGGAGAAGCGCCTCGGCTACTACGCGATCCGGCAGGCGTACAGCGGTCAGACCAGCGGCAACCGGCCGCCGGTCATCACCGGGATGAACCTCAGCAAGGTCACCGACGTACCGGCGGGTGGCACGTTCACGGTCGGCGTCAGCGTCAGCGATCCGGACGGCGATCCGCTCAGCTACGAGTTCCGGTACGGCGGCAAGTACGTCGACGGCTCGGGCGCTTTGCCGGTCACGAGTCATACCGGTTCGGGGCCGTTCACCCTCACGGCGCCGGAGCGACTTGGCGTATGGAAGGTGTACGTCTACGTCCGCGATGGCCGGGGGAACGTCGGGATCGAGACCAAGTCGTTCCGGGTCGTGCCGCCGACCGTGCCTGGGACCAACGTCGCGCTCAACAAGCCGACCACGGCGTCGTCCGAGCAGTTGGTCGGGCCGGGAGCGCCTTATTTCGCGAGGCTTGCGACCGATGGCAACATCACCACGCGATGGGCGAGTGACTGGGCGGACCCGCAATGGTTGCAGGTCGACCTCGGCCAGGTGACGTCGTTCAACCGGATCCAGTTGGTGTGGGAACCGGCGTTTGGCAAGGCGTACGAGATCCAGGTGTCCGACAACGGCAGCGACTGGCGGCCGATCTACTCGACCACCACGGCCAATGGTGGCGTGGATGACCTGGTCGTGTCGGGCTCCGGGCGTTATGTCCGGCTGCACGCGACTCAGCGTGGGACGGCGTGGGGCTACTCGCTGTTCGAGTTCGGGATCTACAAGCCGTGA
- a CDS encoding LacI family DNA-binding transcriptional regulator produces the protein MTDRPQQAVRTPTLEDVARVAGVSRATVSRVINGVDTVDVALREVVREAVAATGYTPNRAARSLVTKRTGSIALVVSGAERSSEQVFGDPFFGRVTAGVVRYLRTLGIHPALLLADSDQARAQAVSFVGQGNADGALLVSIHPADPLPRLFVEQGLPAVLFARPSEPVPVSYVDLAHEAGAALAADRLASRGCRRVVSIAGPADLPAAQDRLTGFRQTMARHGHPYVPVAEGNFTVESGELAMERLLESTPDLDGVFAANDMMALGALRALRQRGRRVPDDVAVIGFDDSSPAEGARLTSVAQPIEEMAAEMARLLLRHIEDPTGPPTSVIFDPVLVTRDTA, from the coding sequence ATGACCGACCGTCCGCAGCAGGCTGTTCGCACCCCCACCCTGGAGGATGTCGCCAGGGTGGCGGGTGTGTCCCGCGCGACCGTCTCCCGGGTGATCAACGGCGTCGACACCGTCGATGTCGCGCTCCGGGAGGTGGTGCGCGAGGCCGTGGCGGCCACTGGTTACACGCCGAACCGGGCCGCGCGTTCGCTGGTCACCAAGCGCACGGGCTCGATCGCGTTGGTCGTGTCCGGTGCGGAGCGGTCGTCCGAGCAGGTCTTCGGCGACCCCTTCTTCGGCCGGGTCACCGCCGGCGTGGTGCGATACCTGCGTACCCTCGGCATCCACCCGGCGCTGCTGCTCGCGGACTCGGATCAGGCCCGCGCGCAGGCCGTGAGTTTTGTCGGCCAAGGCAACGCCGATGGCGCGTTACTGGTCTCGATTCACCCGGCTGATCCGTTGCCGCGGTTGTTCGTCGAGCAGGGTCTGCCGGCGGTGTTGTTCGCCCGGCCGTCCGAACCGGTCCCGGTCAGTTACGTCGATCTCGCGCACGAGGCCGGCGCTGCGCTGGCCGCGGATCGGCTGGCCTCCCGTGGCTGCCGCCGGGTGGTGAGCATCGCCGGTCCGGCGGATCTACCGGCCGCGCAGGATCGGCTCACCGGCTTCCGGCAGACGATGGCCCGGCACGGCCATCCGTACGTACCAGTTGCCGAGGGCAACTTTACGGTCGAGAGCGGCGAACTGGCGATGGAGCGGTTGCTCGAGTCGACGCCGGACCTCGATGGTGTGTTCGCCGCCAACGACATGATGGCCCTCGGCGCACTGCGGGCGTTGCGGCAGCGCGGCCGCCGGGTGCCGGACGACGTGGCCGTGATCGGGTTCGACGACAGCTCGCCCGCGGAAGGCGCGCGGTTGACCTCGGTGGCGCAGCCGATCGAGGAGATGGCGGCCGAGATGGCCCGGCTGCTGCTTCGGCACATCGAGGACCCGACCGGGCCGCCGACCTCAGTGATCTTCGACCCGGTCTTGGTCACCCGCGATACCGCCTAA
- a CDS encoding glycoside hydrolase domain-containing protein — translation MRTRFIRPVALAAAACALALGLTTPAAAEPATSVGYPNGSSATRLTGLAFDTCAAPTVSQLSAWKASPYRGVGIYIGGPNRTCAQPQLTASWVNTVSRLGWRLIPIYMGRQAPCTFRANATEITGSQAAAQGTASAADAIAKAKALGLLPGSAIYGDMEHYDASDASCQAVVLRYLSSWTKELHRQGYLSGIYAHQNSGAQHLSLAYNSTSYARPDALWIARWDLSSALTGWPGIANSKWANHQRAKQYRGDHNETWNGVTLNIDSDNFDSPVATVAYNYTMTSGSPVASRTGPSLSYPAVTTYQPGSVVRVICQVTGTKVGTTSVWNRLTSGAYITDYIVNTQSNTGYTSWLPRCTYPYQTTIDGLTKRSGPGTSYSSLGSLPVGSLAWVVCQRAGTKVGTTSVWDRLDDGSWVTDYYVANPSNTTFSKPPHRC, via the coding sequence ATGCGCACACGTTTTATTCGGCCGGTGGCACTCGCCGCCGCGGCCTGCGCGCTGGCTCTCGGCCTCACCACTCCGGCCGCCGCCGAGCCGGCAACTTCCGTGGGTTACCCCAACGGCTCTTCCGCGACGCGTCTTACGGGGCTCGCGTTCGACACCTGTGCGGCACCGACCGTCTCCCAGCTCTCCGCCTGGAAGGCCTCGCCCTATCGGGGTGTAGGCATCTACATCGGCGGACCGAACCGCACGTGCGCCCAGCCGCAACTGACTGCCAGCTGGGTCAACACGGTCTCCCGGCTCGGATGGCGACTTATACCGATCTACATGGGCCGGCAGGCGCCTTGTACGTTCCGGGCAAACGCCACCGAGATCACCGGCTCACAAGCAGCAGCACAAGGTACGGCGTCCGCAGCCGACGCTATCGCCAAGGCGAAGGCACTAGGTCTTCTACCCGGCAGTGCGATCTATGGCGACATGGAGCACTACGACGCGAGTGACGCGTCATGCCAGGCCGTGGTCCTTCGCTACCTCTCCAGTTGGACCAAAGAGCTACACCGCCAGGGGTACCTCTCGGGCATCTACGCCCACCAGAACTCCGGAGCGCAGCACCTGAGCCTCGCGTACAACTCAACCAGCTACGCGCGACCAGACGCGCTCTGGATCGCCAGGTGGGACCTCAGCTCGGCACTGACCGGATGGCCCGGTATTGCCAACAGCAAGTGGGCGAACCACCAGCGGGCCAAGCAGTACCGAGGCGACCACAACGAGACCTGGAACGGCGTAACCCTCAACATCGACAGCGACAACTTCGACTCACCAGTGGCAACGGTGGCGTACAACTACACGATGACGTCCGGCAGCCCGGTCGCATCGCGTACAGGTCCGTCGCTGAGCTATCCCGCCGTCACCACCTACCAACCCGGCAGCGTCGTCAGAGTCATCTGCCAAGTGACGGGGACCAAGGTCGGCACCACGAGCGTGTGGAACAGGCTGACCAGTGGCGCCTACATCACCGACTACATCGTCAACACCCAGTCGAACACCGGCTACACCTCGTGGCTACCGCGTTGCACTTACCCGTACCAGACGACCATTGACGGCCTGACGAAACGCTCCGGCCCGGGTACGTCGTACAGCTCGCTGGGGTCGTTGCCGGTGGGCTCGCTCGCGTGGGTCGTCTGCCAGCGTGCGGGCACCAAGGTCGGCACCACGTCGGTGTGGGACCGTCTGGACGACGGCTCCTGGGTGACCGACTACTACGTGGCCAATCCCAGTAATACGACCTTCAGCAAGCCGCCCCATCGCTGCTGA
- a CDS encoding FadR/GntR family transcriptional regulator produces the protein MAVTRPKRSDELANAIADLIIERNLEPGAPLPAENVLMADFQVSRNSVRESLKALQALGIVEIRHGYGTFVGSASSAALHPWLLFRTRLSGSSTERLSELLEIREILETELTRRVARTNSDELRQKLSGCVERMRVEGQDAATADREFHEHICDAAGVPLARELVGLFWDVYRAVETDLETLTTSPDETAARHQRVIDAIGSGDADQAEQAVHTHFGEVRDRLGTGPYRSPRPPTG, from the coding sequence CGATCGCCGACCTGATCATCGAGCGCAACCTGGAGCCCGGCGCTCCCCTGCCTGCCGAGAACGTGCTGATGGCCGACTTCCAGGTCAGCCGCAACTCGGTGCGGGAGTCCCTCAAAGCCCTGCAGGCGCTGGGGATCGTCGAGATCCGGCACGGCTACGGCACCTTCGTCGGCTCAGCCAGCTCGGCGGCGTTGCACCCGTGGTTGCTGTTCCGCACACGATTGTCCGGCAGCAGCACCGAACGGCTCAGCGAGCTGCTCGAGATCCGGGAGATCCTGGAGACCGAACTCACCCGCCGCGTCGCCCGCACCAACAGTGACGAGCTGCGGCAGAAGCTGTCCGGCTGCGTTGAACGGATGCGCGTCGAGGGCCAGGACGCGGCCACCGCGGACCGCGAGTTCCACGAGCACATCTGCGATGCCGCCGGAGTCCCGTTGGCGCGCGAGCTTGTCGGCCTGTTCTGGGACGTCTATCGGGCCGTCGAGACCGATCTCGAGACCCTGACCACGTCACCCGACGAGACCGCGGCGCGGCATCAGCGGGTGATCGACGCGATCGGATCCGGCGACGCCGACCAGGCCGAACAGGCCGTGCACACGCACTTCGGCGAGGTCCGCGATCGCCTCGGCACCGGCCCCTATCGAAGCCCGCGGCCCCCGACCGGCTAG